GTGCGTTGAATTGTGCTTTTGTGTCTAACTGCAACCACTCTACCAAGAATCCGAGGTGAGCATACTGATTTTTGCGCAAATAGTTGCAACTTTGGAGGTATAGCAGTGGATGGCCGCTTGATGGATCGGATCAAAGATTCGTGACGCACATGCGTGCGAGATTGCGAGTGTTGGATCTTGGGCACTTCAGCGAAGGAACGATCAACTTTCGGATGCAGAAGGGCCGAGATCTCCCCTCGATTTTCCCTCGCGCTTACTGCTTTATTTGTTTGCCAGCAAGGTCTACCAGGCTGCTGTTTGGATCGTTTCCGAGTGCGCGAAACTGTTCCCAGGTTTTCTTTCCACGGTTTTCAAAGTGTTCACCACCGGCTTTGAGAATATACGTATTGTTATCGAAGTGATTATTTGTCGCGGATCCCGAGGCATCCATCAAGCCACTGGCTCCTCCACGGCCTTCGAAGGTGATGGTGTTGTGAATAATTTGATTATTCGCACCGAGCCTGGTTCCCAAATCTCCCATTCCACGCTCTTGATTGATAACAACTATCCCGTTGCCAGCGTCAGGGGGCACGATAACAATATTGTCCCGAACGATAACATTGCTTGAATTCTGTACGCTAATCTGTGCCTGCCAAAGAGAGATACGCGGCGGTGCTCCGTTCCAGCGAACGGTGTTCTGTTCGATCAGAGCGTCGTAACTTATCTCATGTTGAATTCCGCTGCCAGCATTGTGCTCGACTCGGTTCATGCGGTAGGTCGTGTTCTTATTATCGATATCGGTCCACAGTCCGCTGCCAACGTTATCGTGTACGTAGTTATTCAGAACTCGCAGGTTGGTGGTGCGGGCAAATTTGGTGCCGCCAGCCTCCCAACCGGGATCGTAACCGGCGTAGTTATTGAACGCGATTTCGGAGTTTTCAACCAGCACGTTCGCTCCGCGCGCCCCAAGGCCCTTTTGCCCATTGTGATGGATGTTGCAATGCTCGATCGTGGCCCCGTCTGACAGTTGAATGCCAGTACCGTGAGAAAATCGCACTTCGGTGTCGGTCAAGGTCCACCCTTGCGCGCCACCTTGTCCGTTACCTAGAGACCCTTGACCTCCAACAGCTCCAAATTGCGGAATGGATGCATACTTTTCCACGATGAGGTGAGAGATGGTTACATTTCGTCCCGTATTGTTGAACGCGGTTTTGGCGACGGCTATCTCGAGTTTATGGCCAGCGGGATTGAACCCTATCACAGCGCTGCCGTTGGCTTCGTCATAAAACCATGTGTTTACGCTTAGTGCGTCAGAGCTCGCGACTGGCATCAATGGCTTGTCATCAAGGTACAAGTCACGTTGAATATTGCAGAGGGGGTGGTCATGCATACAGCGAATCTTCCCGATAGTAATAACGCCCACCGGAGCAGACCAGACGTTGCCTGAGCCACGAAAATTGAGAGGCTGCGCCCCATCCAGGATTACGTTCCCTTCCCCTGTAAAACTGTCGCCATCTTTCGGATTGATTTGCTGGCCGATGTAAATGCCTGGCGAAAAGACAAACTTTGTACCTGGCGGTGCCGCTGCAACCCGTGCAGCGACGTCAGTTCCGGGGGCCAACTTGACGATCTGTGCCGTTAGCGGCGTAACCGCCGACACTATTAGTATCGTGGCTAGCGCACAGAGGCGCGACTTGTCGTTATGCTTCACGGGTGCCCCTGGTGTTTGGTGTGAGTAAAAAATGTACCCCTCCCTCTTCCGCTCCCCCTGAGAGATTTGATTGAAGTTAAGAGGAGGCTGTACGGTTGGATTGAATATGAGCGAGAACCGGAAGTTCAGTCCAGTCGCTTTCTGCCACTAAGTTTGTGATCGTTCCGTGGTCCGCATAAGCGAAGTGCTCTTTGTAAACAGTTTGCAGAGCTACACCAAAGCCCATTAACGACCAGAACCAGATGCCCAGTTGAGGGCCTTCCAGAGCAACGTCGAAGCAGGAGTCAACCACCATGGCGAGCCAGTAGACGAAACACCAGAGCGCGACGCGGGACCATACCACGCGATCGCGCCTCTTGGCGTGGAGCACCATCCTGACCATTTGAAACGCGAAGGTCACTAATAGCGCAATCCAAAGCGCAAACCCTGGAACACCGGACCGCGCGAGAATTGACATGCTCGAGTTGTGGGGTGCTCGCAGGACATGTCCTGCTCCAATCTGAAAACCATCGGAATCGGCTAAATTTACGCCGTATCCTTTTCCAGTCCAGAAATACGAGCCGCCAAAGGTATAGCCTATGATTTTCTTCCACCAATCCAGCCGCCAGTGCGCCGTATTGCTCGTGGCAGTGTTGCTTGAATCCTGAGGGAAAAAGACGCTACTCACGTTGGTTACAAGTTGGTCAAGAGAAAGGGTGCGGGCAGCGCTGATGTGCACCTTAGCTCCCGCCGCGCCGAAGACTAGAAGTACAGCGACAACTCCGCCAGCTAAGATTATTCCCGCACGCCCCCAACTGATCTTTTTGGCCAGCAACGTTACCAGGACGAGAGCTACGATAACCGAAAGCATTCCACCACGATTGACCGACGAAACGAAGACGAATGACACCAGAGCCCCAGCAGCGGTTATCAGGTACCGCACAGAAGCGCGCGGCTTAGAGTCGGTTCGCTGCCATAGCATGTCGAGCGAAAGAAGAAGGAAGGCGAACACTCCCGCCAGATGGGCCCCCATGTCTCCCATTTTTATCGAGAATAAGCGGGTTCCTCCTTCAGTTTCGTCGTCTGCGTGGAGTAGAAAACGGAGCATCATGAGCACACAAAGTATAGGCGTATACCACATGAGAAACCGCCCATACACAGTAGGAACGCGCATCAACATCTTCGGCCGGCGAATCAACAGGCTGGCCGCAAGCAAGAAAAAGATTCCGTAGATCCAGATCGCTGAATCGCGCACTGTATCCACGCCGTAACTGCCCAGATAGGGCAAAGTGCAGCCCAAGTTGAAGACGGCGAAGACAATATAGAGCAGACCTAACGGGGTACGCAGTACAGGCATGATGGCGCCGGGCACCAACGCCAGCAAAATGCCCGGCACAAGAACCAGCTCTCCCACGTAAATCG
The nucleotide sequence above comes from Tunturibacter empetritectus. Encoded proteins:
- a CDS encoding right-handed parallel beta-helix repeat-containing protein, which produces MKHNDKSRLCALATILIVSAVTPLTAQIVKLAPGTDVAARVAAAPPGTKFVFSPGIYIGQQINPKDGDSFTGEGNVILDGAQPLNFRGSGNVWSAPVGVITIGKIRCMHDHPLCNIQRDLYLDDKPLMPVASSDALSVNTWFYDEANGSAVIGFNPAGHKLEIAVAKTAFNNTGRNVTISHLIVEKYASIPQFGAVGGQGSLGNGQGGAQGWTLTDTEVRFSHGTGIQLSDGATIEHCNIHHNGQKGLGARGANVLVENSEIAFNNYAGYDPGWEAGGTKFARTTNLRVLNNYVHDNVGSGLWTDIDNKNTTYRMNRVEHNAGSGIQHEISYDALIEQNTVRWNGAPPRISLWQAQISVQNSSNVIVRDNIVIVPPDAGNGIVVINQERGMGDLGTRLGANNQIIHNTITFEGRGGASGLMDASGSATNNHFDNNTYILKAGGEHFENRGKKTWEQFRALGNDPNSSLVDLAGKQIKQ
- a CDS encoding O-antigen ligase family protein, whose translation is MYRFWLKMLAGLLLGYMVLDRGFAHFGVPPIYVGELVLVPGILLALVPGAIMPVLRTPLGLLYIVFAVFNLGCTLPYLGSYGVDTVRDSAIWIYGIFFLLAASLLIRRPKMLMRVPTVYGRFLMWYTPILCVLMMLRFLLHADDETEGGTRLFSIKMGDMGAHLAGVFAFLLLSLDMLWQRTDSKPRASVRYLITAAGALVSFVFVSSVNRGGMLSVIVALVLVTLLAKKISWGRAGIILAGGVVAVLLVFGAAGAKVHISAARTLSLDQLVTNVSSVFFPQDSSNTATSNTAHWRLDWWKKIIGYTFGGSYFWTGKGYGVNLADSDGFQIGAGHVLRAPHNSSMSILARSGVPGFALWIALLVTFAFQMVRMVLHAKRRDRVVWSRVALWCFVYWLAMVVDSCFDVALEGPQLGIWFWSLMGFGVALQTVYKEHFAYADHGTITNLVAESDWTELPVLAHIQSNRTASS